Proteins co-encoded in one Strix uralensis isolate ZFMK-TIS-50842 chromosome 2, bStrUra1, whole genome shotgun sequence genomic window:
- the LOC141939973 gene encoding uncharacterized protein LOC141939973 — MGLNVPQTLAGAHPARSWKPTWIHGSTTAYCFNKADQLPLFLHPPSQLTYSNTQNPTAASCNEPGTRGQISQSATPALNRGVGQEKHRGRGFPGEEPKCRGSVPCPGHPGRSCRSPALPHPEPDLVSRTRPVPESALEGTACFSTACSREIQLVEERSAVIYSRAPSYSPEGLRCRGRRGSGRLRSSAAAQAAPARAPARHPGTERGERGFPWLPPMQIPPGERRRRPDSPRRPLGGSAPRPGLPGAASPAALSVTPASRPRSAPLRGPAPRRSAPLRTAEGNGQLGHPAAAATGGGSADNPPATTHPSGSGMEYRKAQRKSGWTVLGAKCWKFRNYNLAADSWTQ; from the exons ATGGGTCTGAATGTGCCGCAGACTCTGGCTGGTGCTCACCCAGCCAGATCCTGGAAACCCACATGGAT CCACGGTAGCACAACAGCATATTGCTTTAATAAAGCCGACCAGCTCCCACTATTTCTGCATCCTCCTTCACAGCTCACCTACAGCAACACGCAGAACCCCACGGCTGCCAGTTGCAACGAGCCCGGTACCAGGGGCCAGATCTCGCAGTCGGCCACCCCTGCTCTAAATAGAGGAGTCGGACAAGAGAAGCACCGAGGCCGTGGCTTTCCCGGGGAGGAACCGAAGTGCAGGGGCTCCGTGCCTTGCCCCGGACACCCGGGAAGGTCCTGTCGGAGCCCGGCGCTCCCGCACCCCGAGCCTGACCTCGTGTCGCGCACCCGCCCGGTGCCGGAGAGCGCCCTAGAAGGCACTGCTTGTTTTTCTACCGCCTGTTCCAGAGAAATCCAGCTGGTAGAGGAGCGCAGCGCCGTGATTTATTCGAGAGCTCCCTCGTACTCGCCTGAAGGTCTCCGCTgccgggggaggagggggagcggGAGGCTGCGCTCCTCGGCGGCGGCTCAGGcggcgcccgcccgcgccccggcccggcaCCCAGGTACAGAGCGAGGGGAAAGGGGATTTCCTTGGCTTCCTCCCATGCAAATACctcccggggagcggcggcggcggcccgacTCCCCTCGGCGGCCGCTGGGAGGCTCCGCGCCTCGCCCCGGCCTCCCCGGCGCCGCGTCCCCGGCCGCGCTATCGGTGACACCCGCCTCCCGCCCCCGCAGCGCCCCGCTCCGCGgacccgctccgcgccgctccgcaccgctccgcaccGCAGAGGGCAACGGGCAGCTCGGGCACCCGGCGGCGGCAGCGACCGGCGGAGGCAGCGCCGATAACCCACCGGCAACCACCCACCCCAGCGGGTCGGGGATGGAATATAgaaaagcacaaaggaaaagtGGCTGGACTGTTCTGGGTGCAAAATGCTGGAAGTTT AGGAACTACAATTTAGCGGCAGACAGTTGGACACAGTAA